GTCTCACGAAATAATCTCTAAAATTCACCTTTGCATAATGAATGAGGATGAAACACAATCATTCGTGTGTATACCTGCTGGAGACCCTCTGTGATAGAGGTGACGGGTGACATCCCGCAGGTTAGAGCTGAGAGCATGTAGCCGTCTGGACCCACAGAGCTGTTAAAATTTCCTTGCTGTAGTAAATAAAGAAGACAACATttgacaaatgcataaaaaaagctAACCGATTTGTATAGGTGAAATGCTAGATTAATACtaaaatgtatcattttaaagtGCATTACAACGGTGTGATGTTGAGTGTATTCATTTACACAATGTATTTTCTGAAACATCTGGGACACAAACTGCACAAGAGAATCACTTATTACCACGGCATCTCGGACAACAATTTTGGCCACTTGATCTGGTTGACAAATTCCAGATGTTTCAGAGATTAATCTGGTTTCCAGAGGCTAAAATGAGATGAAAATAActcattaaaaaagtaaataaaagcgACAAATATGTAAGAGCAATGTCTACCTTTGTCTTGTTTTCCTCAACCAACCCTGGCGTATCTGTATCTGGTGGGAAGGCCAGTGTCACATAGATATTGTATGGCTTTATCTGAGGAAGACCAGAGTTAACCAAAGTGGGTTAGTGCAGCCGATTGATCAAGTATGGCCAGTAGGGCTTCCAGAATCTTTACCTCCATCTGCAGGGACTCGGCCAAACCGCGCAGTGCAAATTTGGACGGGGAGTAAGCAGTATAGCCAAATAGGCCGATTTGGCCCGCCTGGGAGGAAACGAACATGAtgcggcccattcttctctcctTCATGGTGGTTATGACGGCACGTGTTGGATAAACACTGCCCAAGTAGTTCACCTCCATCAGCCTCTattgaatataatgaaaaacatgttgatgaataTAAAAGGGGAGGGGAATGAGAGCACCTAAGGTTACCCACCTTAAAACGGTCTACCTCCACTTCTTCAAACTTTCCAGATATGGAGGTTCCAGCACAGTTTACAAGCATATCAACAGGACCCAACTTTTCTTGAGCCTGCATGAAACCAAAAGCAAGTAGTAATACATCGTCAGCCAAAGACTAACGCTGACATCAAAGTAGAGCCATACCTGTTTTATGACACTTTCCACCTGACTGTAATCACTGGAAACATCCACTGATATGCAAAGTACAACCTGAATCAATAGAAATGTTCATAATTTTATGACTTCCGTTGAAAGAACTCACGGGTTTTCATAAAGGTACCACTGGAAAACACCCCTACTTGTTTGTCGTTGATGGCAAATTTCTCCACTTCTTTCTTGGCTTGAATCAATTTTGCCTATAAAAAGGAAACTGTTGGGTCAcacttgtataccaaatgttaGTTTTGTGGCCTACATCAGTGGTCTACAATCCGGTCCTCAAACGCCTGCTGGGGGTCGTGGTTTTTGTTCTTGCcgatccagcacagatagttgaaccaatgaggtttctgctaaaacaagcagcacctgactgcaatcaactgattgcacttttaaaacatcggattggtgaaaaagtgttgtcatttgtttggttggaatgaaatcctgcacccacagtgggcctttgagGACTAGGTTGGAGAACCactggcctacatgacccaaaatgtgatgtagtcGCCAGGTCATTATGAGGTTAAATTTCTTTAAAATGCATTTGATTCGGACACTATTTGAGGGAATAAATACCGGTaatgcatatacagtggtaccgctacatacgaaattaattcgttccaggaccttgtttgtaagtacaaatcgtcgtatgtcgagcaggattttcccataagaatacattataattccattaattcgttccacagcccaagaaCCTCCACTaattccttaataaatactgctgttactattgcaaatggcAGTTGCAcatagtaaaacaaataaattatttaaaaaatatatatatatcacgataataataaaaattcctgtaataatgtaacgagttGGGTtcgaatgtggcggacgttttttgctgtacctgaacgcaccgcgcggCTAACTTGACAGAGAGAGGGAAAGCTTACTTTCACTTTCAGTGTTTTTTTGATAACACAGTCAACTGCGAGGGACAGTAggcgttgcacaagttgatggaataaatgattagaaatctgacgaagctggcgatttctttggcgctg
The DNA window shown above is from Corythoichthys intestinalis isolate RoL2023-P3 chromosome 14, ASM3026506v1, whole genome shotgun sequence and carries:
- the kdsr gene encoding 3-ketodihydrosphingosine reductase, yielding MSSEEGLSSTITGWLFVHSWWLLLPFIMLLVVAAFIVAFVLLLYMISPLISPKPLKLNGAHVVVTGGSSGIGKCIAMECYRQGAFITLVARDEAKLIQAKKEVEKFAINDKQVVLCISVDVSSDYSQVESVIKQAQEKLGPVDMLVNCAGTSISGKFEEVEVDRFKRLMEVNYLGSVYPTRAVITTMKERRMGRIMFVSSQAGQIGLFGYTAYSPSKFALRGLAESLQMEIKPYNIYVTLAFPPDTDTPGLVEENKTKPLETRLISETSGICQPDQVAKIVVRDAVQGNFNSSVGPDGYMLSALTCGMSPVTSITEGLQQIVTMGLFRTVALFYLGSFDSIVRRCMIQREQSKLADKRE